A genomic segment from Ruegeria sp. TM1040 encodes:
- the rpsO gene encoding 30S ribosomal protein S15 has translation MSITAEEKTRLMKEFATKEGDTGSPEVQVAILTSRINTLTEHFKTHKKDNHGRRGLLKMVAQRRKLLDYLKGKEEARYQDLIKKLGIRR, from the coding sequence ATGTCGATCACTGCAGAAGAAAAAACACGCCTGATGAAAGAATTCGCGACCAAAGAGGGCGACACCGGTTCTCCGGAAGTCCAGGTCGCAATCCTGACCTCGCGCATCAACACGCTCACCGAGCACTTCAAAACCCACAAAAAAGACAACCATGGCCGCCGTGGTCTTCTGAAAATGGTTGCTCAGCGCCGTAAGCTGCTGGACTACCTGAAGGGCAAAGAAGAAGCGCGCTATCAGGACCTGATCAAGAAACTGGGCATCCGTCGCTAA
- a CDS encoding heparinase II/III family protein: MSKYDRMASRGTRLLNRYTAWKARKQPAATGFVSQPEPRTIGSFARGRQLVAGNLLFAGYLVESDTTGLWDVEAPDFAFEAERQGCTWLDDLAAVGDLKARSKAQHWVRGWIDEFGKGTGPGWSPDLTGRRVIRWINHALFLLSGQDKPASDAFYRSLSQQTWFLSQRWKGASPGLPRFEALTGLIYAGLALKGCEELADPAVKALAQDCAQQINAEGGLPTRNPEELLDVFTLLTWAAAALHEAGRSVPREHHAALDRIAPTLRALRHSDGALARFHGGGRGQEGWLDHALAASHVPARPFEGLAMGFARLSARRTSLIIDATVPPVGKASYNAHASTLAFELTSGRRPLIVNCGAGENFGLEWRRAGRATPSHSALCIEGHSSARLAAPQKGTGHEFLIDAPTDVPIEREDLVDGYRFQGAHDGYAKSYGVTIARSLELSVDGRMVSGEDMVLALDDAAKKCFDRALDAGGLRGIGYDLRFHLHPDVDAALDLGGAAVSMALKSGEIWVFRHDGQCDLKLETSVYLEKARLKPRQSLQIVLSGRAIQYATQIRWTLSKAQETAVAVRDLARDDPMAYEE; the protein is encoded by the coding sequence ATGTCCAAATATGACCGAATGGCCAGTCGCGGCACGCGACTGCTGAACCGCTATACCGCCTGGAAGGCGCGCAAACAGCCCGCGGCCACTGGGTTTGTCTCGCAGCCCGAGCCGCGTACCATAGGCAGTTTTGCGCGTGGGCGGCAGCTGGTGGCCGGCAACCTCCTGTTTGCAGGCTATCTGGTAGAGAGTGACACCACTGGCCTTTGGGATGTGGAGGCGCCTGATTTTGCCTTTGAGGCAGAGCGCCAGGGCTGTACATGGCTCGATGATCTGGCCGCGGTCGGCGATCTGAAGGCGCGCAGCAAGGCCCAGCACTGGGTCCGGGGCTGGATCGATGAGTTTGGCAAGGGCACTGGTCCCGGCTGGTCGCCGGATCTGACCGGGCGGCGCGTGATTCGATGGATCAACCACGCCCTATTCCTGCTGAGTGGTCAGGACAAACCAGCCTCCGATGCCTTTTATCGGTCTCTCTCGCAGCAGACGTGGTTCCTGTCGCAGCGCTGGAAGGGGGCATCGCCTGGCTTGCCGCGGTTTGAGGCGCTTACCGGGCTGATCTATGCGGGGCTTGCGCTCAAGGGCTGCGAGGAACTCGCAGACCCTGCGGTCAAAGCGCTGGCTCAGGACTGCGCGCAGCAGATCAACGCCGAGGGCGGCCTGCCGACCCGCAACCCCGAAGAGCTACTGGATGTGTTCACCTTGCTCACATGGGCCGCAGCGGCGTTGCATGAAGCGGGACGGTCGGTGCCGCGCGAGCATCACGCCGCGCTGGATCGTATCGCACCCACACTGCGGGCCTTGCGCCACAGCGACGGGGCGCTGGCGCGGTTTCATGGCGGCGGGCGCGGGCAGGAGGGCTGGCTCGATCACGCGCTGGCCGCCTCGCATGTCCCTGCAAGACCCTTTGAAGGGCTGGCGATGGGGTTTGCACGACTCTCGGCGCGGCGCACTTCGCTCATCATTGATGCCACCGTGCCACCCGTTGGCAAGGCCTCCTACAATGCACACGCTTCGACTTTGGCTTTCGAGCTAACGTCCGGGCGGCGTCCCTTGATCGTGAATTGCGGCGCGGGCGAGAATTTCGGGCTAGAGTGGCGTCGGGCGGGACGGGCCACGCCCTCTCATTCTGCGCTCTGTATCGAAGGGCACTCAAGCGCCCGGCTGGCCGCGCCGCAAAAGGGCACGGGACATGAGTTCCTGATCGACGCGCCCACCGATGTGCCAATCGAGCGCGAAGACCTTGTGGATGGGTATCGGTTTCAGGGTGCTCATGATGGCTATGCCAAATCCTATGGCGTGACCATTGCGCGCTCTTTGGAACTGTCGGTGGACGGGCGCATGGTGTCGGGCGAGGACATGGTGCTGGCACTTGATGACGCCGCAAAAAAGTGCTTCGACAGGGCGCTGGACGCGGGCGGCCTGCGCGGTATTGGCTATGATTTACGGTTCCATTTGCACCCGGATGTGGACGCAGCCCTTGACTTAGGGGGCGCAGCAGTATCCATGGCGCTCAAGAGTGGGGAAATCTGGGTATTCCGTCACGATGGTCAATGCGACCTCAAGCTGGAAACCAGCGTTTACCTGGAAAAGGCCCGCTTGAAGCCGCGTCAATCGCTGCAAATCGTCCTGTCGGGCCGGGCCATTCAATATGCGACCCAGATCCGCTGGACCCTCAGCAAGGCGCAGGAAACGGCTGTGGCCGTGCGCGACTTGGCCCGCGACGACCCCATGGCCTACGAAGAGTGA
- the truB gene encoding tRNA pseudouridine(55) synthase TruB, whose amino-acid sequence MGRKRKGRDISGWLVVDKPAGLTSTAVVNKVRWAFDAKKAGHAGTLDPEATGVLAVALGEATKTVPFITDAMKAYTFTVTLGAATNTDDAEGEVIATSAERPTDDDIKEALLGFIGEIQQVPPKFSAVKIDGQRAYKLARDGEEVELSARPLWVEELVMLDRPDADHVVLEMTCGKGGYVRSIARDLGEKLGCLGHVRELRRIWSGPFDAEDGVTLEQIDALAKSPEIDQFLRPLEEGLADLPELKCTPQGATRLRNGNPGMVIASDVEYGEEAWASLEGKAVAVGTFKAGELHPSRVFNQD is encoded by the coding sequence ATGGGACGCAAACGCAAGGGACGCGACATTTCCGGCTGGTTGGTGGTGGACAAACCCGCAGGCCTCACCTCGACGGCGGTGGTCAACAAGGTCCGTTGGGCGTTCGACGCCAAAAAAGCAGGCCATGCCGGTACGCTCGACCCCGAGGCAACCGGTGTGCTTGCGGTGGCACTTGGCGAGGCGACAAAGACCGTGCCGTTTATCACCGACGCCATGAAAGCCTATACGTTTACCGTGACCCTTGGGGCGGCGACCAATACGGATGACGCCGAAGGCGAAGTGATTGCGACCTCCGCAGAGCGCCCCACGGATGATGACATCAAAGAAGCACTGCTTGGCTTTATTGGCGAAATCCAGCAGGTGCCGCCGAAGTTCTCCGCTGTAAAAATCGACGGTCAGCGCGCCTACAAGCTGGCGCGGGACGGCGAAGAAGTGGAGCTTTCCGCCCGTCCGCTCTGGGTCGAAGAGCTGGTGATGCTGGATCGTCCCGACGCCGATCATGTTGTTCTGGAAATGACGTGCGGCAAGGGCGGCTACGTACGTTCCATCGCGCGCGATTTGGGCGAAAAACTCGGCTGCCTTGGCCATGTTCGAGAGCTGCGCCGGATCTGGTCCGGCCCGTTTGATGCAGAAGATGGCGTGACCCTTGAACAGATTGACGCGCTTGCAAAATCACCCGAGATCGACCAGTTCCTGCGGCCGCTTGAGGAGGGGCTTGCGGATCTGCCCGAGCTGAAATGCACACCGCAAGGCGCGACCCGACTGCGCAACGGCAACCCGGGCATGGTGATCGCCTCTGACGTGGAATATGGCGAGGAAGCCTGGGCTTCTCTTGAAGGCAAAGCCGTGGCCGTGGGCACCTTCAAGGCCGGAGAGCTGCACCCTTCGCGCGTTTTCAATCAGGACTGA
- the rbfA gene encoding 30S ribosome-binding factor RbfA, with protein sequence MAKNKFHDGPGPSQRQLRVGEVIRRTLSEVLARGDIHDPELNRLSITVGEVRTSPDLKIATAYVLPLGGKGQEDVLQLLARNKSELRRAIGKKTGLKFTPDLRFQIDETFDRMDDTRRLFNQDAVRRDLED encoded by the coding sequence ATGGCAAAGAACAAGTTCCACGACGGGCCCGGCCCCTCTCAACGTCAGCTTCGCGTCGGCGAAGTCATCCGGCGCACACTTTCCGAAGTGCTGGCGCGTGGTGACATCCATGATCCGGAGCTGAACCGTCTCTCTATCACTGTCGGCGAAGTGCGCACCTCGCCGGATCTCAAGATCGCAACGGCCTATGTGCTGCCTCTCGGAGGCAAGGGCCAAGAGGACGTGCTGCAACTGCTCGCACGCAACAAGAGCGAGCTGCGCCGCGCCATTGGCAAGAAGACCGGACTGAAATTCACCCCCGATCTGCGATTCCAGATCGACGAGACTTTTGATCGCATGGATGACACCCGGCGGCTGTTCAATCAGGACGCGGTGCGCCGCGATCTGGAGGACTGA
- a CDS encoding DUF1674 domain-containing protein: MSDTPESNRAKDLPAAAQRALAEAEERRKARDAEKPLPTELGGRDGPDPARYGDWEKKGIAIDF; this comes from the coding sequence ATGAGCGACACCCCCGAATCCAACCGGGCAAAGGACCTGCCCGCAGCCGCCCAGCGCGCTTTGGCGGAGGCTGAGGAACGCCGCAAGGCCCGTGACGCTGAAAAACCGTTGCCAACCGAACTTGGTGGTCGCGACGGCCCCGATCCCGCGCGCTATGGCGATTGGGAGAAAAAAGGCATCGCGATCGATTTTTGA
- a CDS encoding phosphodiester glycosidase family protein: MWRALLWGLPLGIVLWSGQASAVECQDLAYEGNRYALCEVDASREELRLFLRDDTGAVMGHFSTIEDRLEAEGKTLAFATNAGMYHSDRSPVGLYVEDGSQEMRLVTNPGPGNFGLVPNGVFCLREGRADVIETLAFEASGTTCKSATQSGPMLVIDGELHPRFLKDSDSRYIRNGVGTSADGRRVVFAISRNTVNFHDFAGLFRDHLQLPQALYFDGNISRLHAPDLQRSDAGFMMGPVVGVIEDRDTNEGDTLQN, encoded by the coding sequence ATGTGGCGCGCTCTGCTGTGGGGCCTGCCTCTTGGGATTGTGCTTTGGTCGGGACAGGCCTCTGCCGTCGAGTGCCAGGACCTGGCCTATGAAGGCAATCGCTATGCCCTGTGCGAGGTGGACGCCAGCCGGGAAGAGCTTCGACTGTTCCTGCGCGACGATACGGGTGCGGTCATGGGGCATTTCTCTACCATCGAGGACCGACTCGAAGCAGAAGGCAAGACGCTGGCCTTTGCCACCAACGCAGGCATGTATCACTCTGATCGCTCGCCGGTGGGGCTCTATGTGGAGGACGGCAGCCAGGAGATGCGGTTGGTTACAAACCCCGGTCCTGGCAATTTTGGGCTTGTGCCCAATGGCGTCTTTTGCCTGCGTGAGGGGCGGGCCGATGTAATCGAGACCCTCGCCTTTGAGGCCAGCGGCACCACCTGCAAAAGTGCGACCCAATCCGGGCCAATGCTGGTGATAGACGGCGAGTTGCATCCTCGGTTCCTCAAGGACAGCGATTCCCGCTACATCCGCAATGGCGTCGGGACCAGCGCCGATGGCCGCCGCGTGGTCTTTGCGATTTCGCGCAATACAGTGAACTTCCACGATTTTGCGGGCCTCTTTCGCGATCACCTCCAGCTGCCCCAAGCGCTTTATTTTGATGGAAATATCTCGCGTTTGCATGCGCCTGACCTGCAGCGATCGGATGCGGGCTTCATGATGGGGCCGGTGGTGGGCGTGATCGAAGATCGCGACACGAACGAAGGCGACACGCTACAGAATTGA
- a CDS encoding calcium-binding protein → MLWLASILGMVAVGSAIMIDFESDDADSDETNPDAEADGTGSTIVSPDEFLTGVDPAGNDASDTTETDESPQVADGDDTDERNIILGTEDLDQLSGGATDDEISGLGGDDQINGYDGNDYLSGGAGADDLYGAAGEDTLHGDAGDDHLDGGEGQDSLSGGDGADSLLGGLEADSLQGDAGDDTLHGGSGADVVAGGAGSDAVHGNDDDDRVFGGAGEDTLFGGRGNDVVTGADDDAERDFINGGDGDDTLIAGASDYVTGGDGADQILLGDWIAQGTVELVDFNSAEDQLLLIYDSAQGLPELELEPDPDTPGQTLVRLDGEIAMRLTGAETLTADEILLVEAEAGDVAHLPLPE, encoded by the coding sequence ATGTTGTGGTTGGCCAGTATCCTCGGAATGGTCGCAGTTGGCAGTGCGATCATGATTGATTTTGAGTCCGATGACGCGGATTCGGACGAAACAAATCCCGATGCCGAAGCGGATGGCACCGGCAGCACAATCGTCTCGCCTGACGAATTCCTCACGGGCGTCGACCCTGCTGGCAACGATGCCTCCGACACCACAGAGACAGACGAGAGCCCTCAGGTCGCTGACGGTGACGACACTGATGAGCGCAATATCATCCTTGGTACGGAGGATCTCGATCAGCTCTCTGGCGGCGCGACCGATGATGAAATCTCGGGGCTGGGGGGCGATGATCAGATCAACGGCTATGACGGCAATGACTACCTCAGCGGTGGCGCGGGTGCGGATGACCTTTATGGCGCGGCCGGAGAAGATACACTCCACGGCGACGCGGGCGACGATCACCTCGACGGAGGAGAGGGACAGGATTCTCTTTCGGGGGGCGACGGCGCTGATTCCCTGTTGGGCGGGCTGGAGGCGGACAGCTTGCAGGGCGACGCCGGCGACGACACGCTGCATGGCGGCTCCGGCGCAGATGTGGTCGCGGGCGGCGCGGGCAGCGATGCGGTGCATGGCAACGACGATGACGACCGTGTGTTTGGCGGCGCGGGCGAGGACACGCTGTTTGGCGGGCGTGGCAATGACGTGGTCACGGGCGCAGACGACGATGCAGAGCGCGACTTTATCAACGGCGGTGACGGCGACGACACGTTGATTGCCGGGGCGTCGGATTACGTCACAGGTGGCGATGGCGCGGACCAGATACTGCTTGGCGATTGGATCGCACAAGGCACTGTCGAGCTGGTCGATTTCAACAGCGCCGAGGATCAGCTCCTCCTGATCTATGATAGCGCGCAGGGTCTGCCCGAGCTGGAGCTCGAACCCGACCCGGACACGCCGGGACAGACACTTGTGCGTCTGGACGGAGAGATCGCCATGCGCCTCACCGGGGCTGAGACCCTGACAGCAGATGAGATCTTGCTGGTGGAGGCCGAGGCGGGCGACGTGGCGCATCTGCCATTGCCAGAATAG
- a CDS encoding DUF1643 domain-containing protein, with protein MITRHHVKGDAPSTALYSDCETYRYSLTRIWEPQGQKVMFVMLNPSKATEVQNDPTIERCERRARALGFGGFQATNIFAYRATDPRDMRAAADPEGADNMSVLQAGLDWADMVICAWGTHGAHRNQGPRVAAALRASGRPLHHLGLSKAGHPKHPLYIPYAQQPLLWRQDIEP; from the coding sequence ATGATCACACGTCATCACGTTAAGGGCGATGCACCCTCCACCGCGCTCTATTCCGATTGCGAAACATATCGCTACAGCCTGACCCGGATCTGGGAGCCGCAGGGGCAAAAGGTGATGTTCGTGATGCTGAACCCCTCCAAGGCAACAGAGGTCCAGAACGACCCCACCATCGAACGCTGCGAAAGACGTGCGCGGGCGTTGGGGTTTGGCGGTTTTCAGGCCACAAATATCTTTGCCTATCGCGCCACCGACCCACGCGACATGCGCGCCGCAGCGGATCCCGAAGGGGCAGACAATATGTCGGTGTTGCAGGCGGGTCTTGACTGGGCCGATATGGTGATCTGCGCGTGGGGGACCCATGGGGCGCATCGCAACCAAGGCCCCCGGGTCGCCGCAGCATTGCGCGCCAGCGGTCGCCCGCTGCACCACTTGGGACTGAGCAAAGCCGGTCACCCCAAACACCCCCTCTATATTCCCTATGCGCAACAGCCCCTGCTCTGGCGTCAAGATATTGAGCCATAA
- a CDS encoding RsmB/NOP family class I SAM-dependent RNA methyltransferase, which translates to MTDHPSSASDARRAAVALLDKVLGEGLLLSECQTQILERLEPADRARAQRLALQVLRALERADRVLAKHLRKPPALHVRNALRLGTVELCSGGAAHGVVNDIVNLVARHRRHGQLKGLVNAVLRKVATEGPGEWAKLRVPRLPKWLRAPLVQAWGSDAMLAIEAAHFKGAPLDLSAKPGADLAALEGAMTPTGSLRLQDAGQVSALPGYEQGAWWVQDAAAALPAQLLNAARGERVLDLCAAPGGKTLQMAAAGAQVTAVDISENRLARLQENLTRTGLSATVVAGDVFEQKGQYDAVLLDAPCSATGTIRRHPDLPHAKDGAGFGGLIELQAQMLAHAWGLVRPGGRLVYCTCSLLPDEGECQVEDMLEMFPGARIGDRLKSLSGIDPSWITEEGGLRLRPDYWAEIGGMDGFYMAELVKAEV; encoded by the coding sequence ATGACTGACCATCCTTCCTCCGCCTCAGATGCCCGTCGCGCTGCGGTTGCGCTTCTCGACAAGGTTCTGGGCGAAGGGCTTTTGCTCTCGGAGTGTCAGACGCAGATCTTGGAGCGGCTCGAGCCCGCGGATCGGGCCCGCGCGCAACGCCTCGCGCTGCAGGTCCTGCGCGCGCTGGAACGTGCCGACCGCGTGCTTGCAAAACATTTGCGCAAGCCGCCAGCGCTTCATGTGCGCAATGCGTTGCGTCTGGGCACCGTCGAGCTCTGCTCGGGCGGCGCGGCGCATGGGGTTGTGAATGACATCGTCAATCTCGTGGCGCGTCACCGTCGCCATGGCCAGCTCAAGGGGCTGGTCAATGCGGTGCTGCGCAAGGTGGCCACCGAGGGGCCCGGCGAATGGGCCAAGCTGCGGGTGCCGCGTTTGCCCAAATGGCTGCGCGCGCCTCTGGTGCAGGCGTGGGGCAGCGATGCGATGCTCGCAATCGAAGCGGCCCATTTTAAAGGCGCGCCTTTGGATCTGAGCGCCAAGCCGGGGGCAGATCTGGCGGCGCTGGAAGGTGCGATGACCCCTACTGGAAGCCTGCGTTTGCAGGACGCGGGTCAAGTCTCGGCCCTTCCCGGCTATGAACAGGGGGCGTGGTGGGTGCAGGACGCAGCCGCAGCCCTTCCGGCGCAGCTTTTGAATGCTGCGCGCGGCGAACGTGTGCTTGATCTCTGTGCGGCGCCCGGCGGCAAAACCTTGCAGATGGCTGCCGCAGGGGCTCAGGTCACAGCGGTTGATATTTCCGAAAACCGCCTTGCGCGTCTGCAGGAGAACCTCACGCGCACCGGGCTCTCTGCCACGGTTGTTGCAGGCGATGTGTTTGAACAAAAGGGGCAGTATGATGCGGTTCTGCTGGATGCCCCCTGTTCAGCCACAGGTACCATCCGCCGCCATCCGGATTTGCCCCATGCCAAGGACGGTGCCGGTTTTGGCGGGCTCATCGAGCTGCAGGCGCAGATGCTCGCCCACGCCTGGGGGCTGGTGCGGCCCGGAGGGCGTCTGGTCTATTGTACCTGTTCCCTCTTGCCAGACGAAGGTGAATGTCAGGTCGAGGATATGCTCGAGATGTTCCCCGGTGCCCGGATCGGTGACCGGCTGAAGTCGCTTTCGGGTATTGATCCAAGTTGGATCACCGAAGAAGGTGGCCTGCGCCTCAGACCGGACTATTGGGCCGAGATTGGCGGTATGGACGGGTTCTACATGGCCGAACTCGTAAAGGCCGAGGTCTAA
- the dapB gene encoding 4-hydroxy-tetrahydrodipicolinate reductase, whose translation MTDKPGIVITGASGRMGQMLIKTVLDSDKAELAGVVEREGHDWVGQDIGIAMGGAALGVVVTDDAGSAFAGAQAVIDFTAPQATIAFSKLAAEAGCVHVIGTTGMSEAEIAQLDPAAQDTVLVRAGNMSLGVNLLVQLTKKVAAALDEDFDIEVIEAHHHHKVDAPSGTALMLGEAAAEGRGVALAEVSDRGRDGITGARKKGDIGFSAIRGGDIVGEHDVLFAAAGERIVLRHMATDRAIFARGALKAALWGQGKDAGAYDMIDVLGL comes from the coding sequence ATGACGGATAAACCAGGGATCGTGATCACCGGCGCTTCGGGGCGCATGGGGCAAATGCTGATCAAGACGGTGCTGGACAGCGACAAAGCCGAACTTGCCGGTGTGGTCGAGCGCGAAGGCCACGACTGGGTCGGTCAGGATATTGGTATCGCAATGGGGGGCGCGGCCCTTGGGGTTGTGGTCACCGACGATGCGGGCTCGGCCTTCGCGGGCGCACAGGCGGTCATTGATTTTACCGCACCACAGGCCACGATCGCCTTTTCCAAACTGGCCGCAGAGGCTGGCTGCGTACATGTGATCGGAACCACGGGCATGAGCGAGGCGGAAATCGCCCAGCTGGATCCCGCGGCCCAGGACACGGTTCTGGTCCGCGCCGGAAACATGTCTCTGGGCGTTAACCTGTTGGTTCAACTGACCAAAAAGGTCGCCGCCGCACTCGACGAAGATTTCGATATCGAAGTGATCGAGGCACATCACCACCACAAGGTGGACGCGCCCTCGGGCACCGCATTGATGCTTGGGGAAGCTGCGGCAGAGGGCCGCGGTGTGGCGCTTGCCGAGGTTTCGGATCGGGGGCGTGATGGGATCACGGGTGCACGCAAAAAAGGCGACATTGGTTTCTCGGCCATTCGCGGTGGCGACATCGTCGGCGAGCATGACGTTCTTTTTGCAGCGGCGGGCGAGCGCATCGTGCTGCGCCATATGGCCACAGATCGCGCGATCTTTGCCCGTGGCGCACTCAAGGCCGCGCTTTGGGGACAAGGCAAAGACGCCGGCGCCTACGACATGATTGATGTTCTCGGGCTTTGA